In one window of Sinorhizobium chiapasense DNA:
- a CDS encoding SPW repeat protein has protein sequence MVNTLMAGKRAQDWANLVLAVCLFLSPWVIGFAVEALPTWNAWIAGIVLGALAVAALSAFAEWEEWVNMVIGLWLIVSPWLLGFMANVNAMWTHVILGVLVAALSAWAVWDYRHPHSAA, from the coding sequence ATGGTAAACACTCTCATGGCGGGAAAAAGAGCCCAGGACTGGGCCAATCTGGTCCTGGCGGTGTGCTTGTTCCTCTCTCCCTGGGTCATCGGTTTTGCGGTTGAGGCCCTGCCGACCTGGAACGCCTGGATCGCCGGCATCGTGCTCGGTGCGCTGGCGGTTGCAGCGCTTTCGGCCTTCGCAGAATGGGAGGAATGGGTGAACATGGTGATCGGCCTTTGGCTGATCGTCTCTCCCTGGCTGCTCGGCTTCATGGCGAACGTGAACGCGATGTGGACACACGTCATCCTTGGCGTGCTCGTCGCGGCACTGTCGGCCTGGGCTGTCTGGGACTACCGGCACCCGCATTCGGCGGCCTAG
- a CDS encoding Gfo/Idh/MocA family protein, with amino-acid sequence MRLLILGTGGMANSHALAFAKIDGVELVAAVDVDPSRARSFADMHGIARVFTSLDDAIAWGEFDAATNVTPDKAHHPTTLALIAAGKHVLCEKPLAENYDKAAEMAEAAERAGVVNMVNLTYRNVAPLQRARELVLAGEIGRVRHLEASYLQSWLVSKAWGDWASESKWLWRLSTKHGSNGVLGDVGIHILDFAGYGAGSAVERVFARLKAFDKAPDNRIGEYDLDANDSFAMTAEFENGAMGVIHASRWATGHLNELRLRLHGDKGALEVFHTPDGSLLKGCLGADVEKAIWRDLDAGTVPTNHQRFAAAVAERQAVDPGFRHAANLQKVLDLAIETEKERRELEVAEALSVEEERAAVGS; translated from the coding sequence ATGCGTTTGCTCATTCTCGGAACCGGCGGCATGGCCAACAGCCATGCGCTCGCCTTTGCCAAGATTGATGGCGTCGAGCTTGTCGCCGCCGTCGATGTCGACCCGTCGCGGGCGCGCTCCTTTGCCGACATGCACGGCATTGCCCGCGTCTTCACCTCGCTCGATGACGCGATCGCCTGGGGCGAGTTCGACGCGGCGACCAACGTCACGCCCGACAAGGCCCATCATCCGACGACGCTGGCGCTGATCGCCGCCGGCAAGCACGTGCTGTGCGAAAAGCCGCTGGCGGAAAACTACGACAAGGCCGCCGAAATGGCCGAAGCCGCGGAGCGCGCCGGTGTCGTCAACATGGTGAACCTCACCTACCGCAACGTCGCGCCGCTTCAGCGGGCACGCGAACTGGTGCTTGCCGGTGAAATCGGCAGGGTGCGCCATCTCGAAGCCTCCTACTTGCAGAGCTGGCTGGTGTCGAAGGCCTGGGGCGACTGGGCGAGCGAATCGAAATGGCTGTGGCGGCTGTCGACCAAGCACGGCTCCAACGGCGTGCTCGGCGATGTCGGTATCCACATCCTCGACTTCGCCGGCTACGGCGCCGGCAGCGCGGTCGAGCGGGTCTTTGCCCGGCTGAAGGCGTTCGACAAGGCGCCCGACAACCGCATCGGCGAATACGACCTTGACGCCAATGACAGCTTCGCGATGACGGCGGAGTTCGAAAACGGCGCGATGGGCGTGATCCACGCCAGCCGCTGGGCGACGGGGCATCTCAACGAGTTGAGGCTGCGGCTGCACGGCGACAAGGGCGCGCTGGAGGTGTTCCATACGCCGGACGGCTCGCTCCTCAAGGGCTGCCTCGGCGCCGATGTCGAAAAGGCGATCTGGCGCGACCTCGACGCCGGGACGGTGCCGACCAATCACCAGCGCTTTGCCGCGGCGGTCGCCGAACGTCAGGCGGTCGATCCCGGCTTCCGCCATGCCGCCAACCTGCAGAAGGTGCTCGATCTCGCCATCGAAACCGAAAAGGAACGGCGCGAGCTGGAAGTCGCGGAGGCGCTTTCGGTCGAGGAAGAACGCGCGGCCGTCGGAAGCTAG